One segment of Candidatus Leptovillus gracilis DNA contains the following:
- a CDS encoding ferredoxin family protein, translated as MTHIVTRLCLRDTACVEVCPVECMVLGKPEEEWPWLYIDPDTCIDCGACVPECPYEAIF; from the coding sequence ATGACCCACATCGTTACCAGATTGTGCTTGCGCGACACAGCCTGTGTGGAGGTGTGCCCGGTCGAATGCATGGTTTTGGGTAAACCGGAAGAGGAATGGCCCTGGCTGTACATCGATCCAGACACTTGCATAGACTGCGGCGCGTGCGTGCCAGAATGTCCTTACGAAGCCATCTTCC
- a CDS encoding superoxide dismutase, whose translation MAFELPALVYAHDALEPHIDSRTMQIHHGKHHAAYTNNLNAALEGHADLADKSIEALLADLDSVPESIRTAVRNNGGGFANHNLFWEIMSPDGGGEPDGELAAAINDTFGSFDEFKAAFAKAAATRFGSGWAWLYVNGSGNLAISSTPNQDTPLMDGNTPILGLDVWEHAYYLHYQNRRPDYVTAWWNVVNWQVVAANYAAAKS comes from the coding sequence ATGGCTTTTGAATTACCCGCCCTTGTTTATGCCCACGACGCCTTAGAACCCCATATTGATTCCCGCACCATGCAAATTCACCACGGCAAACACCACGCCGCTTATACCAACAACTTAAACGCCGCCCTGGAAGGACACGCCGACCTGGCCGACAAAAGCATTGAAGCGCTTCTGGCCGATTTAGACAGTGTGCCGGAAAGCATTCGCACGGCCGTGCGCAACAACGGCGGCGGCTTTGCCAACCACAACCTCTTCTGGGAAATCATGTCGCCCGATGGTGGCGGCGAACCAGACGGTGAATTAGCCGCCGCTATCAATGACACCTTTGGCAGTTTCGATGAATTTAAGGCCGCTTTCGCCAAAGCCGCCGCTACCCGTTTCGGCTCTGGCTGGGCCTGGTTATATGTGAATGGTTCAGGCAACCTGGCTATCTCCTCCACACCCAACCAGGATACGCCGCTGATGGATGGCAATACCCCCATCCTGGGCCTGGATGTCTGGGAACACGCTTATTACCTCCACTACCAAAATCGGCGTCCCGATTATGTCACCGCCTGGTGGAACGTGGTAAATTGGCAAGTTGTCGCCGCCAATTATGCTGCGGCAAAATCGTAA